One Struthio camelus isolate bStrCam1 chromosome 10, bStrCam1.hap1, whole genome shotgun sequence genomic region harbors:
- the ZNF276 gene encoding zinc finger protein 276 isoform X1: protein MKRDRRGRFLAAAGGPGATPAEPRRRSGTAARGSPARPEPPAGWAPAPVPAPVPAAAWARPAALGGAAEAGIGRALSTGYCRLCHGKFSSRSLRNAFGKVPVMGENSEKQRRVDQVFFTDFQRLVGVAVRQDPALPQFVCKKCHAQFYKCRSVLRTFIQRVNASPTGHIKSKGKSSVAQAEPGAEGGASCLVDLITSSPQCLHSLVTWTHTHAGSCQSVPSLQSVLSSEYCGIIRAVWGCGDGHDYIMDTDSDCSTVLVDNALSVKREWNKSTAQRLTDNGAGADNAEAVPAPKPQHAPVRTTPCQQPANKGTTSVPQSLENELPQNRDSSRSQLDSTASLQERALPQPVSPLSSATGQLSGKQVLSSTTDERVKDEFSDLSEGDFLSEDENEKRNMQSSDDSFEPYPEKKVSSKKSDGKEAKKAEEPKIRKKPGPKPGWKKKIKCEREELPTIYKCPYQGCTAVYRGADGMKKHIKEHHEEVRERPCPHPGCNKVFMIDRYLQRHVKLIHTEVRNYICDECGQTFKQRKHLSVHQMRHSGAKPLQCEICGFQCRQRASLKYHMTKHKAETELEFACDQCGKRFEKAHNLNVHMSMVHPLTQTQDKTKPLEPEPILLLNTSGTAESQAVKPEVTAQQEPT, encoded by the exons atgaaGCGGGATCGGCGCGGCCGGTTcctggcggccgcgggcggccccggcgcgacTCCGGCCGAGCCCCGACGGCGCTCCGGCACGGCGGCCCGCggctccccggcgcggcccgagCCGCCCGCGGggtgggccccggccccggttccGGCCCCGGTTCCGGCGGCCGCTtgggctcggcccgccgctctGGGCGGCGCCGCGGAGGCAG GAATTGGCAGAGCCCTGAGCACTGGATATTGTCGCCTCTGCCATGGGAAGTTTTCTTCCCGGAGCCTGCGCAATGCTTTCGGAAAGGTTCCTGTGATGGGAGAGAACTCGGAGAAGCAGCGCCGCGTGGATCAGGTGTTCTTCACGGACTTCCAGCGGCTGGTCGGAGTCGCGGTACGACAGGACCCTGCGCTCCCCCAGTTTGTCTGCAAGAAATGCCATGCCCAGTTCTACAAATGCCGCAGCGTCCTCAGGACGTTTATTCAGAGGGTGAACGCGTCTCCTACGGGCCATATAAAGTCAAAAGGAAA gagCAGCGTTGCCCAGGCCGAGCCTGGTGCAGAAGGAGGTGCCTCCTGTCTGG TCGACCTCATCACCTCCAGCCCTCAGTGCCTGCACAGCTTGGTGACGTGGACGCACACGCACGCGGGGAGCTGCCAGTCGGTGCCGAGCCTGCAGAGCGTGCTGTCCTCGGAGTACTGCGGGATCATCCGCGCCGTGTGGGGCTGCGGGGATGGCCACGACTACATCATGGATACGGATTCTGACTGTAGCACGGTGCTTGTTGACAATGCCTTGTCTGTCAAACGGGAGTGGAACAAGAGCACAGCACAGCGCTTGACTGACAACGGGGCAGGGGCAGACAATGCCGAGGCTGTTCCTGCTCCCAAACCCCAGCATGCTCCAGTAAGGACAACTCCTTGCCAGCAGCCAGCAAACAAAGGGACCACATCAGTGCCACAGAGCTTGGAGAATGAGCTACCACAGAACAGGGATTCATCTCGCTCACAACTGGACAGTACAGCCTCTTTACAGGAGAGAGCCCTGCCGCAGCCAGTGTCACCGCTGAGCAGTGCCACAG gaCAGTTGAGTGGGAAGCAGGTTCTGTCTTCAACGACGGATGAGCGGGTAAAAGACGAGTTCAGTGACCTTTCTGAGGG GGACTTCTTGAGCGAGGACGAAAACGAGAAGAGAAACATGCAATCTTCAGATGACTCCTTTGAGCCTTACCCTGAAAAGAA GGTTTCCAGTAAGAAAAGTGATGgcaaagaagcaaagaaggcagaaGAGCCCAAAATAAGGAAGAAGCCAGGGCCTAAgccaggctggaaaaaaaaaatcaagtgtgaAAG GGAGGAGCTGCCTACCATTTACAAGTGTCCTTACCAGGGATGCACAGCGGTGTACAGAGGAGCAGACGGCATGAAG aaacataTAAAAGAACATCATGAAGAAGTTCGGGAGAGACCCTGTCCTCATCCTGGCTGCAACAAGGTGTTTATGATTGACCGGTACCTACAGCGCCATGTGAAGCTCATTCATACAG AGGTACGTAACTATATCTGTGATGAATGTGGGCAGACCTTTAAGCAACGCAAACACCTCTCAGTCCATCAGATGCGGCACTCAGGAGCAAAACCCCTCCA GTGTGAAATCTGTGGTTTCCAGTGCAGGCAGCGTGCATCACTGAAATACCACATGACCAAACACAAAGCTGAGACAGAGCTGGAGTTTGCCTGTGACCAGTGTGGGAAGCGCTTTGAGAAGGCCCATAACCTTAACGTCCACATGTCCATGGTGCACCCTCTGACCCAGACTCAGGACAAAACCAAGCCACTGGAGCCAGAGCCCATTCTCCTCCTAAATACTTCAGGGACTGCAGAAAGCCAGGCTGTAAAGCCAGAAGTGACTGCACAGCAGGAGCCCACCTGA
- the ZNF276 gene encoding zinc finger protein 276 isoform X2 — protein sequence MGENSEKQRRVDQVFFTDFQRLVGVAVRQDPALPQFVCKKCHAQFYKCRSVLRTFIQRVNASPTGHIKSKGKSSVAQAEPGAEGGASCLVDLITSSPQCLHSLVTWTHTHAGSCQSVPSLQSVLSSEYCGIIRAVWGCGDGHDYIMDTDSDCSTVLVDNALSVKREWNKSTAQRLTDNGAGADNAEAVPAPKPQHAPVRTTPCQQPANKGTTSVPQSLENELPQNRDSSRSQLDSTASLQERALPQPVSPLSSATGQLSGKQVLSSTTDERVKDEFSDLSEGDFLSEDENEKRNMQSSDDSFEPYPEKKVSSKKSDGKEAKKAEEPKIRKKPGPKPGWKKKIKCEREELPTIYKCPYQGCTAVYRGADGMKKHIKEHHEEVRERPCPHPGCNKVFMIDRYLQRHVKLIHTEVRNYICDECGQTFKQRKHLSVHQMRHSGAKPLQCEICGFQCRQRASLKYHMTKHKAETELEFACDQCGKRFEKAHNLNVHMSMVHPLTQTQDKTKPLEPEPILLLNTSGTAESQAVKPEVTAQQEPT from the exons ATGGGAGAGAACTCGGAGAAGCAGCGCCGCGTGGATCAGGTGTTCTTCACGGACTTCCAGCGGCTGGTCGGAGTCGCGGTACGACAGGACCCTGCGCTCCCCCAGTTTGTCTGCAAGAAATGCCATGCCCAGTTCTACAAATGCCGCAGCGTCCTCAGGACGTTTATTCAGAGGGTGAACGCGTCTCCTACGGGCCATATAAAGTCAAAAGGAAA gagCAGCGTTGCCCAGGCCGAGCCTGGTGCAGAAGGAGGTGCCTCCTGTCTGG TCGACCTCATCACCTCCAGCCCTCAGTGCCTGCACAGCTTGGTGACGTGGACGCACACGCACGCGGGGAGCTGCCAGTCGGTGCCGAGCCTGCAGAGCGTGCTGTCCTCGGAGTACTGCGGGATCATCCGCGCCGTGTGGGGCTGCGGGGATGGCCACGACTACATCATGGATACGGATTCTGACTGTAGCACGGTGCTTGTTGACAATGCCTTGTCTGTCAAACGGGAGTGGAACAAGAGCACAGCACAGCGCTTGACTGACAACGGGGCAGGGGCAGACAATGCCGAGGCTGTTCCTGCTCCCAAACCCCAGCATGCTCCAGTAAGGACAACTCCTTGCCAGCAGCCAGCAAACAAAGGGACCACATCAGTGCCACAGAGCTTGGAGAATGAGCTACCACAGAACAGGGATTCATCTCGCTCACAACTGGACAGTACAGCCTCTTTACAGGAGAGAGCCCTGCCGCAGCCAGTGTCACCGCTGAGCAGTGCCACAG gaCAGTTGAGTGGGAAGCAGGTTCTGTCTTCAACGACGGATGAGCGGGTAAAAGACGAGTTCAGTGACCTTTCTGAGGG GGACTTCTTGAGCGAGGACGAAAACGAGAAGAGAAACATGCAATCTTCAGATGACTCCTTTGAGCCTTACCCTGAAAAGAA GGTTTCCAGTAAGAAAAGTGATGgcaaagaagcaaagaaggcagaaGAGCCCAAAATAAGGAAGAAGCCAGGGCCTAAgccaggctggaaaaaaaaaatcaagtgtgaAAG GGAGGAGCTGCCTACCATTTACAAGTGTCCTTACCAGGGATGCACAGCGGTGTACAGAGGAGCAGACGGCATGAAG aaacataTAAAAGAACATCATGAAGAAGTTCGGGAGAGACCCTGTCCTCATCCTGGCTGCAACAAGGTGTTTATGATTGACCGGTACCTACAGCGCCATGTGAAGCTCATTCATACAG AGGTACGTAACTATATCTGTGATGAATGTGGGCAGACCTTTAAGCAACGCAAACACCTCTCAGTCCATCAGATGCGGCACTCAGGAGCAAAACCCCTCCA GTGTGAAATCTGTGGTTTCCAGTGCAGGCAGCGTGCATCACTGAAATACCACATGACCAAACACAAAGCTGAGACAGAGCTGGAGTTTGCCTGTGACCAGTGTGGGAAGCGCTTTGAGAAGGCCCATAACCTTAACGTCCACATGTCCATGGTGCACCCTCTGACCCAGACTCAGGACAAAACCAAGCCACTGGAGCCAGAGCCCATTCTCCTCCTAAATACTTCAGGGACTGCAGAAAGCCAGGCTGTAAAGCCAGAAGTGACTGCACAGCAGGAGCCCACCTGA
- the ZNF276 gene encoding zinc finger protein 276 isoform X3 produces the protein MGENSEKQRRVDQVFFTDFQRLVGVAVRQDPALPQFVCKKCHAQFYKCRSVLRTFIQRVNASPTGHIKSKGKSSVAQAEPGAEGGASCLVDLITSSPQCLHSLVTWTHTHAGSCQSVPSLQSVLSSEYCGIIRAVWGCGDGHDYIMDTDSDCSTVLVDNALSVKREWNKSTAQRLTDNGAGADNAEAVPAPKPQHAPVRTTPCQQPANKGTTSVPQSLENELPQNRDSSRSQLDSTASLQERALPQPVSPLSSATGQLSGKQVLSSTTDERVKDEFSDLSEGDFLSEDENEKRNMQSSDDSFEPYPEKNKKSDGKEAKKAEEPKIRKKPGPKPGWKKKIKCEREELPTIYKCPYQGCTAVYRGADGMKKHIKEHHEEVRERPCPHPGCNKVFMIDRYLQRHVKLIHTEVRNYICDECGQTFKQRKHLSVHQMRHSGAKPLQCEICGFQCRQRASLKYHMTKHKAETELEFACDQCGKRFEKAHNLNVHMSMVHPLTQTQDKTKPLEPEPILLLNTSGTAESQAVKPEVTAQQEPT, from the exons ATGGGAGAGAACTCGGAGAAGCAGCGCCGCGTGGATCAGGTGTTCTTCACGGACTTCCAGCGGCTGGTCGGAGTCGCGGTACGACAGGACCCTGCGCTCCCCCAGTTTGTCTGCAAGAAATGCCATGCCCAGTTCTACAAATGCCGCAGCGTCCTCAGGACGTTTATTCAGAGGGTGAACGCGTCTCCTACGGGCCATATAAAGTCAAAAGGAAA gagCAGCGTTGCCCAGGCCGAGCCTGGTGCAGAAGGAGGTGCCTCCTGTCTGG TCGACCTCATCACCTCCAGCCCTCAGTGCCTGCACAGCTTGGTGACGTGGACGCACACGCACGCGGGGAGCTGCCAGTCGGTGCCGAGCCTGCAGAGCGTGCTGTCCTCGGAGTACTGCGGGATCATCCGCGCCGTGTGGGGCTGCGGGGATGGCCACGACTACATCATGGATACGGATTCTGACTGTAGCACGGTGCTTGTTGACAATGCCTTGTCTGTCAAACGGGAGTGGAACAAGAGCACAGCACAGCGCTTGACTGACAACGGGGCAGGGGCAGACAATGCCGAGGCTGTTCCTGCTCCCAAACCCCAGCATGCTCCAGTAAGGACAACTCCTTGCCAGCAGCCAGCAAACAAAGGGACCACATCAGTGCCACAGAGCTTGGAGAATGAGCTACCACAGAACAGGGATTCATCTCGCTCACAACTGGACAGTACAGCCTCTTTACAGGAGAGAGCCCTGCCGCAGCCAGTGTCACCGCTGAGCAGTGCCACAG gaCAGTTGAGTGGGAAGCAGGTTCTGTCTTCAACGACGGATGAGCGGGTAAAAGACGAGTTCAGTGACCTTTCTGAGGG GGACTTCTTGAGCGAGGACGAAAACGAGAAGAGAAACATGCAATCTTCAGATGACTCCTTTGAGCCTTACCCTGAAAAGAA TAAGAAAAGTGATGgcaaagaagcaaagaaggcagaaGAGCCCAAAATAAGGAAGAAGCCAGGGCCTAAgccaggctggaaaaaaaaaatcaagtgtgaAAG GGAGGAGCTGCCTACCATTTACAAGTGTCCTTACCAGGGATGCACAGCGGTGTACAGAGGAGCAGACGGCATGAAG aaacataTAAAAGAACATCATGAAGAAGTTCGGGAGAGACCCTGTCCTCATCCTGGCTGCAACAAGGTGTTTATGATTGACCGGTACCTACAGCGCCATGTGAAGCTCATTCATACAG AGGTACGTAACTATATCTGTGATGAATGTGGGCAGACCTTTAAGCAACGCAAACACCTCTCAGTCCATCAGATGCGGCACTCAGGAGCAAAACCCCTCCA GTGTGAAATCTGTGGTTTCCAGTGCAGGCAGCGTGCATCACTGAAATACCACATGACCAAACACAAAGCTGAGACAGAGCTGGAGTTTGCCTGTGACCAGTGTGGGAAGCGCTTTGAGAAGGCCCATAACCTTAACGTCCACATGTCCATGGTGCACCCTCTGACCCAGACTCAGGACAAAACCAAGCCACTGGAGCCAGAGCCCATTCTCCTCCTAAATACTTCAGGGACTGCAGAAAGCCAGGCTGTAAAGCCAGAAGTGACTGCACAGCAGGAGCCCACCTGA